From a single Streptomyces sp. 1331.2 genomic region:
- a CDS encoding NADH-quinone oxidoreductase subunit J — protein MTSYLAEATGTTSTGEAVQFWVLAVIAVGGALGMVLMRRAVHSALCLAATMLALAVCYMAQGAVFLGVVQIVVYTGAIMMLFLFVVMLVGVTSEDSLKEQLKGQRVAAALCGLGFGVLLIAGIANAKLNHFTGLSEANAEGNVPGLARLIFTRYVWAFEVTGALLITAAIGAMVLTHREHVKPPKTQRELAAQRVKDNIQLPPLPAPGVYARHNAVDVPALLPDGTVAEDSVMATLRERGQIRDVSQAMLQRMAELENSTADWLGRPSSERPAVTGPRKSLEPVPNHEAEEGEQ, from the coding sequence GTGACCTCGTACCTGGCGGAAGCGACCGGGACGACCTCCACGGGTGAGGCCGTCCAGTTCTGGGTGCTCGCGGTGATCGCGGTCGGCGGCGCGCTCGGCATGGTGCTGATGCGCCGGGCCGTGCACAGCGCGCTCTGCCTGGCGGCCACCATGCTGGCGCTGGCGGTCTGTTACATGGCGCAGGGCGCGGTGTTCCTGGGCGTGGTGCAGATCGTGGTCTACACCGGCGCGATCATGATGCTCTTCCTGTTCGTGGTGATGCTGGTCGGCGTCACCAGCGAGGATTCCCTCAAGGAGCAGTTGAAGGGCCAGCGGGTCGCTGCGGCCCTGTGCGGGCTGGGCTTCGGCGTGCTGCTGATCGCCGGGATCGCCAACGCGAAGCTCAACCACTTCACCGGGCTGTCCGAGGCGAACGCCGAGGGCAACGTGCCGGGCCTGGCCAGGCTGATCTTCACCCGCTACGTGTGGGCCTTCGAGGTCACCGGCGCGCTGCTGATCACCGCGGCGATCGGCGCGATGGTGCTGACCCACCGCGAGCACGTGAAGCCGCCGAAGACCCAGCGCGAGCTGGCCGCCCAGCGGGTCAAGGACAACATCCAGCTGCCGCCGCTGCCGGCGCCGGGCGTGTACGCGCGGCACAACGCGGTGGACGTGCCGGCGCTGCTGCCGGACGGCACCGTCGCCGAGGACTCGGTGATGGCGACGCTGCGCGAGCGCGGCCAGATCCGGGACGTCAGCCAGGCGATGCTGCAACGGATGGCGGAGCTGGAGAACAGCACCGCGGACTGGCTGGGCCGTCCGTCCTCGGAGCGGCCGGCGGTGACCGGTCCGCGCAAGTCGCTGGAGCCGGTCCCGAACCACGAGGCCGAGGAGGGCGAGCAGTGA
- the nuoI gene encoding NADH-quinone oxidoreductase subunit NuoI — protein MSSDQSDQSDRTSLTGRGGRTGRTDRTDRPERADRPSVLGPAAGFGVTFKAMFKKRLTEQYPEQKKPTAPRFHGRHQLNRHPDGLEKCVGCELCAWACPADAIYVEGADNRDDERYSPGERYGAVYQINYARCILCGLCIEACPTRALTMTNEYELADSSRRDLIFTKEQLLVGLSEGMVDTPHAIFPGADEGAYYRGEITAAEPGTVQQERTDREKEARP, from the coding sequence ATGTCGTCCGACCAGTCCGACCAGTCCGACCGCACGAGCCTCACCGGCCGTGGCGGCCGCACCGGCCGTACCGACCGCACGGACCGGCCCGAGCGGGCCGACCGGCCGTCGGTGCTCGGCCCGGCCGCCGGCTTCGGCGTGACCTTCAAGGCCATGTTCAAGAAGCGGCTCACCGAGCAGTACCCGGAGCAGAAGAAGCCCACCGCTCCGCGCTTCCACGGCCGCCACCAGCTGAACCGGCACCCGGACGGCCTGGAGAAGTGCGTCGGCTGCGAGCTGTGCGCCTGGGCGTGCCCGGCCGACGCCATCTACGTGGAGGGCGCGGACAACCGGGACGACGAGCGTTACTCGCCCGGCGAGCGCTACGGCGCGGTGTACCAGATCAACTACGCCCGCTGCATCCTGTGCGGGCTGTGCATCGAGGCCTGCCCGACCCGCGCGCTGACCATGACCAACGAGTACGAGCTGGCCGACTCCTCCCGGCGGGACCTCATCTTCACCAAGGAGCAGCTGCTGGTGGGCCTGTCCGAGGGCATGGTCGACACCCCGCACGCGATCTTCCCGGGTGCGGACGAGGGCGCGTACTACCGGGGCGAGATCACCGCGGCGGAGCCGGGGACGGTCCAGCAGGAGCGCACCGACCGGGAGAAGGAGGCGCGACCGTGA
- the nuoH gene encoding NADH-quinone oxidoreductase subunit NuoH: MTTPQPYETLHFFGQDPWWLVLLKAVFCFAFLVLTVLVAIVWERKVVAWMQLRIGPNRHGPWGMLQSLADGVKLALKEDLVVKGADKVVYILAPIVCAIPAFMAFAVIPFGPAGNEVSIFGTRTAMQLTDFPVALLYILATASIGIYGIVLAGWSSGSTYPLLGGLRSAAQMISYEIAMGLSFAAVFIYSGSMSTSEIVAHQQPTWFAALLPVSFIVYVIAMVGETNRAPFDLPEAEGELVGGFNTEYSSLKFAMFMLAEYVNMVTVSAVASTLFLGGWRAPWPVSTFWEGANHGWWPLLWITLKIQLLLFFFIWLRGTLPRFRYDQFMKLGWKVLIPVSLVWLVLIASVRALRNEGYGFGEVVLYVGAPVGVVLLLVLLRDFLRKQPEVEEAPPQGEFDPMAGGYPVPPLPGQELPPVPRRRSRAPKQLQDALNGADHSEGS; encoded by the coding sequence ATGACAACTCCGCAGCCGTACGAGACGCTCCACTTCTTCGGCCAGGACCCTTGGTGGCTGGTCCTGTTGAAGGCGGTCTTCTGCTTCGCCTTCCTGGTCCTGACGGTGCTGGTGGCGATCGTCTGGGAGCGCAAGGTGGTGGCCTGGATGCAGCTGCGCATCGGGCCGAACCGGCACGGCCCGTGGGGCATGCTGCAGTCGCTGGCGGACGGCGTGAAGCTGGCGCTGAAGGAAGACCTGGTGGTCAAGGGCGCGGACAAGGTGGTCTACATCCTGGCCCCGATCGTCTGCGCCATCCCCGCGTTCATGGCCTTCGCGGTGATCCCCTTCGGTCCGGCCGGCAACGAGGTGTCGATCTTCGGCACCCGGACGGCGATGCAGTTGACCGACTTCCCGGTCGCGCTGCTGTACATCCTGGCCACCGCCTCGATCGGCATCTACGGCATCGTGCTGGCGGGCTGGTCCTCCGGGTCGACGTACCCGCTGCTGGGCGGGCTGCGGTCGGCCGCGCAGATGATCAGCTACGAGATCGCGATGGGCCTGTCCTTCGCGGCGGTGTTCATCTACTCGGGGTCGATGTCGACCTCGGAGATCGTGGCGCACCAGCAGCCGACCTGGTTCGCGGCGCTGCTGCCGGTGTCCTTCATCGTGTACGTCATCGCGATGGTCGGCGAGACAAACCGGGCGCCGTTCGACCTGCCCGAGGCCGAGGGCGAGCTGGTCGGCGGCTTCAACACCGAGTACTCCTCGCTGAAGTTCGCGATGTTCATGCTGGCCGAGTACGTGAACATGGTGACGGTCTCGGCGGTGGCCTCGACCCTCTTCCTGGGCGGCTGGCGGGCGCCGTGGCCGGTGTCGACCTTCTGGGAGGGCGCCAACCACGGCTGGTGGCCGCTGCTGTGGATCACGCTGAAGATCCAGCTGCTGCTGTTCTTCTTCATCTGGCTGCGCGGCACGCTGCCCCGGTTCCGCTACGACCAGTTCATGAAGCTGGGCTGGAAGGTGCTGATCCCGGTCTCGCTGGTGTGGCTGGTGCTGATCGCGAGCGTGCGGGCGCTGCGCAACGAGGGCTACGGCTTCGGCGAGGTGGTGCTGTACGTGGGCGCCCCGGTCGGGGTGGTGCTGCTGCTGGTGCTGCTGCGGGACTTCCTGCGCAAGCAGCCCGAGGTCGAGGAGGCGCCCCCGCAGGGCGAGTTCGACCCGATGGCCGGCGGCTACCCGGTCCCGCCGCTGCCCGGCCAGGAGCTCCCGCCGGTGCCCCGCCGGCGCAGCCGCGCCCCGAAGCAACTCCAGGACGCCCTCAACGGGGCCGACCATTCCGAAGGGAGCTGA
- the nuoF gene encoding NADH-quinone oxidoreductase subunit NuoF, whose translation MTAAEPAEKLLTPVLSDSWDDSRPWTLDTYRRHHGYEGLKAALAMPPDDVIALVKDAGLRGRGGAGFPTGMKWQFIPQNDGKPHYLVVNADESEPGTCKDIPLLFANPHSLIEGMVIASYAIRCDHAFIYLRGEVVPVLRRLHEAVAEAYRAGLLGRNILGSGIDLDITVHAGAGAYICGEETALLDSLEGRRGQPRLRPPFPAIAGLYACPTVVNNVESIASVPPILARGKEWFKGLGTEKSPGFTLYSLSGHVTNPGQYEAPLGITLRQLLDLSGGIRPGHRLKFWTPGGSSTPMFTEEHLDVPLDYEGVGAAGSMLGTKALQVFDETTCVVRAVTRWTEFYAHESCGKCTPCREGTYWLVQLLKRIEAGGGVEGDLEKLLDIADNINGKSFCALGDGAASPIVSSLQHFRAEYEQHLAERRCPFDPAASTVWADGPRPGHQSATEREVHA comes from the coding sequence ATGACCGCCGCCGAGCCGGCCGAGAAGCTGCTCACCCCCGTCCTGTCCGACTCCTGGGACGACAGCCGCCCCTGGACGCTGGACACCTACCGCCGCCACCACGGCTACGAGGGCCTCAAGGCGGCCCTGGCCATGCCCCCGGACGACGTGATCGCCCTGGTCAAGGACGCCGGCCTGCGCGGCCGCGGCGGCGCCGGCTTCCCCACCGGGATGAAGTGGCAGTTCATCCCGCAGAACGACGGCAAGCCGCACTACCTGGTGGTGAACGCGGACGAGTCCGAGCCGGGCACCTGCAAGGACATCCCGCTGCTGTTCGCCAACCCGCACTCGCTCATCGAGGGCATGGTCATCGCCTCCTACGCGATCCGCTGCGACCACGCGTTCATCTACCTGCGCGGCGAGGTCGTCCCCGTGCTGCGGCGGCTGCACGAGGCCGTCGCCGAGGCGTACCGGGCGGGCCTGCTCGGCCGGAACATCCTCGGCTCCGGCATCGACCTCGACATCACCGTGCACGCCGGCGCCGGCGCGTACATCTGCGGCGAGGAGACGGCGCTGCTGGATTCGCTGGAGGGCCGCCGGGGCCAGCCCAGGCTGCGGCCGCCGTTCCCGGCGATCGCCGGCCTCTACGCCTGCCCGACGGTGGTCAACAACGTCGAGTCGATCGCCTCGGTGCCGCCGATCCTGGCCCGGGGCAAGGAGTGGTTCAAGGGCCTGGGCACCGAGAAGTCGCCCGGCTTCACGCTCTACTCGCTCTCCGGCCACGTCACCAACCCCGGCCAGTACGAGGCCCCGCTGGGCATCACCCTGCGCCAGCTGCTCGACCTCAGCGGCGGCATCCGCCCCGGGCACCGGCTGAAGTTCTGGACCCCGGGCGGCTCCTCCACCCCGATGTTCACCGAGGAGCACCTCGACGTCCCGCTGGACTACGAGGGCGTCGGCGCGGCCGGCTCGATGCTCGGCACCAAGGCTCTGCAGGTCTTCGACGAGACCACCTGCGTGGTGCGGGCCGTCACCCGCTGGACGGAGTTCTACGCCCACGAGTCCTGCGGCAAGTGCACCCCCTGCCGGGAGGGCACCTACTGGCTGGTCCAGCTGCTCAAGCGGATCGAGGCGGGCGGCGGCGTCGAGGGGGACCTGGAGAAGCTCCTTGACATCGCCGACAACATCAACGGCAAGTCCTTCTGCGCGCTGGGCGACGGCGCGGCGAGCCCGATCGTCTCCTCGCTCCAGCACTTCCGGGCCGAGTACGAGCAGCACCTGGCCGAGCGCCGCTGCCCGTTCGACCCGGCCGCCTCCACCGTCTGGGCCGACGGCCCCCGCCCCGGCCACCAGTCCGCCACCGAAAGGGAGGTGCACGCGTGA
- a CDS encoding NADH-quinone oxidoreductase subunit D — protein sequence MNTRHYEQAEEADARETTEGRVFTVTGGDWGEVVEAVGRADDERIIVNMGPQHPSTHGVLRLILEIDGETVKEARCGIGYLHTGIEKNMEFRSWVQGTTFVTRMDYLTPLFNETAYCLAVEKLLGITDDVPDRANVIRVMMMELNRISSHLVCLATGGMEIGSTTLMIYGFRDRELILDVFELVTGLRMNHAYVRPGGLAQDLPPGAVDQIREAVKVFRSRMHEYDKLATGNPVFKARLVDVGFLDLPGCLALGATGPILRATGLPHDLRKTDPYCGYQDYDFEVAIADSADSYGRFLIRLEEMKQSLRIVEQCLDRLRPGPVMVADKKIAWPAQLAVGPDGMGNSLDHIRKIMGESMEALIHHFKLVTEGFRVPVGQAYAAVESPKGELGVHVVSDGGTRPYRVHFRDPSFTNLQTMAAMCEGGQVADVIVAVAGIDPVMGGVDR from the coding sequence ATGAACACCCGGCACTACGAACAGGCTGAGGAAGCGGACGCCCGCGAGACCACCGAGGGCCGGGTCTTCACCGTCACCGGTGGCGACTGGGGAGAGGTGGTCGAGGCGGTAGGCCGGGCCGACGACGAGCGCATCATCGTCAACATGGGCCCCCAGCACCCGTCCACCCACGGCGTGCTGCGGCTGATCCTGGAGATCGACGGCGAGACGGTGAAGGAGGCCCGCTGCGGCATCGGCTACCTCCACACCGGCATCGAGAAGAACATGGAGTTCCGCAGCTGGGTCCAGGGCACCACCTTCGTGACCCGCATGGACTACCTGACCCCGCTGTTCAACGAGACCGCCTACTGCCTGGCGGTCGAGAAGCTGCTCGGCATCACCGACGACGTCCCGGACCGGGCCAACGTCATCCGCGTCATGATGATGGAGCTCAACCGGATCTCCTCGCACCTGGTCTGCCTGGCCACCGGCGGCATGGAGATCGGCTCCACCACGCTGATGATCTACGGTTTCCGGGACCGCGAACTGATCCTGGACGTCTTCGAGTTGGTCACCGGCCTGCGCATGAACCACGCGTACGTGCGCCCCGGCGGCCTCGCCCAGGACCTGCCGCCCGGCGCCGTCGACCAGATCCGCGAGGCGGTCAAGGTCTTCCGCTCCCGGATGCACGAGTACGACAAACTCGCCACCGGCAACCCGGTGTTCAAGGCCCGCCTGGTCGACGTCGGCTTCCTGGACCTGCCCGGCTGCCTGGCCCTCGGTGCCACCGGCCCGATCCTGCGTGCCACCGGCCTGCCGCACGACCTGCGCAAGACCGACCCGTACTGCGGGTACCAGGACTACGACTTCGAGGTCGCGATCGCCGACAGCGCCGACTCCTACGGCCGCTTCCTGATCCGCCTGGAGGAGATGAAGCAGTCCCTGAGGATCGTCGAGCAGTGCCTGGACCGGCTGCGCCCGGGCCCGGTCATGGTGGCGGACAAGAAGATCGCCTGGCCCGCCCAACTGGCCGTCGGCCCGGACGGGATGGGCAACTCGCTCGACCACATCCGCAAGATCATGGGCGAGTCCATGGAGGCCCTGATCCACCACTTCAAGCTGGTCACCGAGGGCTTCCGGGTCCCGGTCGGCCAGGCGTACGCGGCGGTCGAGTCGCCCAAGGGCGAACTGGGCGTGCACGTGGTCAGCGACGGCGGGACGCGCCCGTACCGGGTCCACTTCCGGGATCCGTCGTTCACCAATCTGCAGACGATGGCGGCGATGTGCGAGGGCGGCCAGGTCGCCGACGTGATCGTCGCGGTGGCCGGGATCGACCCGGTGATGGGAGGCGTGGACCGGTGA
- the nuoK gene encoding NADH-quinone oxidoreductase subunit NuoK — MNPVNYLYLAALLFTIGAAGVLIRRNAIVLFMCVELMLNASNLALVTFSRLHGTLDGQIIAFFTMVVAAAEVVVGLAIIVSIFRTRHSASVDDSNLMKL; from the coding sequence GTGAATCCGGTCAACTACCTCTATCTCGCAGCCCTGTTGTTCACCATCGGGGCGGCCGGGGTGCTGATCCGGCGCAACGCGATCGTGCTGTTCATGTGCGTGGAGCTGATGCTCAACGCCTCGAACCTGGCGCTGGTGACCTTCTCGCGGCTGCACGGGACGCTGGACGGCCAGATCATCGCGTTCTTCACGATGGTGGTCGCGGCGGCCGAGGTCGTGGTCGGCCTCGCCATCATCGTCTCGATCTTCCGGACCAGGCACTCCGCTTCGGTCGACGACAGCAACCTGATGAAGCTGTAG
- a CDS encoding NADH-quinone oxidoreductase subunit C, translated as MNEQVPETRRERPVREIPVEVVGRRQGMFGAQGSGDTSGFGGLAAPIVLPGASERPYGGWFDEVADELEGALEEQGLDPAEVIEKTVVDRGELTFHVDRAHLLQTVRVLRDDPALRFELCLGVSGVHYPGDKGRELHAVYHLRSITHGRLIRLEVTAPDADPRVPSVVSVYPTNDWHEREVYDFFGLVFDGHPALTRIMMPDDWLGHPQRKDYPLGGIPVEYKGAQIPAPDQRRSYS; from the coding sequence ATGAACGAGCAGGTGCCCGAGACCCGCCGCGAGCGGCCGGTCCGCGAGATCCCGGTCGAGGTGGTCGGCCGCCGCCAGGGCATGTTCGGCGCCCAGGGCAGCGGCGACACCTCCGGGTTCGGCGGCCTGGCCGCCCCGATCGTGCTGCCCGGCGCGAGCGAACGCCCGTACGGCGGTTGGTTCGACGAGGTCGCCGACGAGCTGGAGGGCGCCCTGGAGGAGCAGGGGCTGGACCCGGCCGAGGTGATCGAGAAGACCGTGGTCGACCGCGGCGAGCTCACCTTCCACGTCGACCGCGCCCACCTCCTGCAGACCGTCCGCGTCCTTCGTGACGACCCGGCGCTGCGCTTCGAACTCTGCCTGGGCGTGAGCGGCGTGCACTACCCCGGCGACAAGGGCCGTGAGCTGCACGCGGTCTACCACCTGCGCTCGATCACCCACGGCCGGCTGATCCGGCTGGAGGTCACCGCGCCCGACGCCGATCCGCGCGTCCCCTCCGTGGTGAGCGTCTACCCGACCAACGACTGGCACGAGCGCGAGGTCTACGACTTCTTCGGCCTGGTCTTCGACGGCCACCCGGCGCTCACCCGGATCATGATGCCGGACGACTGGCTGGGCCACCCGCAGCGCAAGGACTACCCGCTCGGCGGCATCCCCGTCGAGTACAAGGGCGCCCAGATCCCGGCTCCCGACCAGCGGAGGTCGTACAGCTGA
- a CDS encoding NuoB/complex I 20 kDa subunit family protein, whose translation MGIEEKLPSGFLLTTVETAAGWVRKASLFPATFGLACCAIEMMTTGAGRYDLARFGMEVFRGSPRQADLMIVAGRVSQKMAPVLRQVYDQMPNPKWVISMGVCASSGGMFNNYAIVQGVDHIVPVDIYLPGCPPRPEMLMDAILKLHDKIRHEPLGANRRRAEELGEALALQATPISEMRGQLR comes from the coding sequence ATGGGAATCGAGGAGAAGCTGCCGAGCGGCTTTCTGCTCACGACCGTGGAGACGGCCGCCGGCTGGGTGCGCAAGGCGTCACTCTTCCCGGCCACCTTCGGTCTGGCCTGCTGCGCGATCGAGATGATGACCACCGGTGCCGGCCGCTACGACCTGGCCCGGTTCGGTATGGAGGTCTTCCGGGGCTCACCCCGGCAGGCCGATCTGATGATCGTGGCGGGTCGGGTGAGCCAGAAGATGGCCCCGGTGCTGCGCCAGGTGTACGACCAGATGCCCAATCCCAAGTGGGTCATCTCGATGGGCGTCTGCGCCTCCTCCGGCGGGATGTTCAACAACTACGCGATCGTGCAGGGCGTCGACCACATCGTCCCGGTGGACATCTACCTGCCCGGTTGTCCGCCCCGTCCGGAGATGCTGATGGACGCCATCCTGAAGCTGCACGACAAGATCCGTCACGAGCCGCTGGGAGCGAACCGGCGCCGGGCTGAGGAACTCGGCGAGGCGCTGGCCCTCCAGGCCACCCCGATCAGCGAGATGCGGGGGCAGCTGCGATGA
- the nuoE gene encoding NADH-quinone oxidoreductase subunit NuoE: MPALPAAPYPEEVHARLAADAAELIARYPQARSALLPLLHLVQAEEGFVSPTGIRFCAEQLDLTTAEVTAVATFYTMYRRRPAGKYHVGVCTNTLCAVLGGDQIFDELQEHLGVRNNETTEDGAISIEHIECNAACDYAPVVMVNWEFFDNQTPESARQLVDDLRAGREVRPTRGARLCGFKETARILAGFPDERPGANDESGAGGAPSLAGLRLARGEALPGTARVVSPRNEPPRSDQPRNDQPRPEGTGTGQEGSEA, translated from the coding sequence CTGCCGGCGCTGCCGGCCGCACCCTACCCCGAGGAGGTGCACGCCCGGCTGGCCGCCGACGCCGCCGAGCTGATCGCCCGCTACCCCCAGGCCCGTTCGGCGCTGCTGCCGCTGCTGCACCTGGTGCAGGCCGAGGAGGGCTTCGTCAGCCCGACCGGGATCCGGTTCTGCGCCGAGCAGTTGGACCTCACCACCGCCGAGGTCACCGCCGTCGCGACCTTCTACACCATGTACCGGCGCCGCCCGGCCGGGAAGTACCACGTCGGGGTCTGCACCAACACCCTGTGCGCGGTGCTCGGCGGCGACCAGATCTTCGACGAGCTCCAGGAACACCTGGGCGTCCGCAACAACGAGACCACCGAGGACGGTGCGATCTCGATCGAGCACATCGAGTGCAACGCGGCCTGCGACTACGCGCCCGTGGTGATGGTCAACTGGGAGTTCTTCGACAACCAGACCCCGGAGAGCGCCCGGCAGCTGGTCGACGACCTGCGGGCCGGCCGGGAGGTCAGGCCCACCCGCGGCGCCCGGCTGTGCGGCTTCAAGGAGACCGCCCGGATCCTGGCCGGCTTCCCCGACGAACGCCCCGGCGCCAACGACGAGTCCGGCGCCGGCGGCGCGCCCTCCCTGGCCGGCCTGCGGCTGGCCCGCGGCGAGGCGCTGCCCGGCACAGCCAGGGTTGTCTCACCCCGCAACGAGCCGCCCCGCAGCGACCAGCCCCGCAACGATCAGCCCCGCCCCGAGGGCACGGGCACCGGCCAGGAAGGGAGCGAGGCGTGA
- a CDS encoding NADH-quinone oxidoreductase subunit G, translating to MTITEPTASTGDKPAVELVTLTIDGVEVQVPKGTLVIRAAETIGTQIPRFCDHPLLDPAGACRQCIVEIEGQRKPVASCTIPVAEGMVVRTQLSSPVAEKAQRGVMELLLINHPLDCPVCDKGGECPLQNQAMSSGAADSRFEGMKRTFEKPLPISSQVLLDRERCVLCARCTRFSQQIAGDPFIDLVERGALQQVGTGEGDDFESYFSGNTIQICPVGALTSAAYRFRSRPFDLVSSPSVCEHCSAGCAQRTDHRRGKVLRRLAGEDPAVNEEWNCDKGRFAFRYAQQRDRLTTPLVRVDGELVPASWPEALARAAEGLRGARTGVLAGGRVTVEDAYAYAKFARVVLGTNDVDFRARPHSGEEADFLAAAVVGRGVDVDGDGLTYELLEQAPAVLLAGFEPEEESPIVFLRLRKAVRGRGQRVFSVAAFGSRGLAKLRGALLPAAPGTEPEWFGALAADEPLNDDAGRAAELLRTPGAVILVGERLAAVPGALTAVLRLAHATGARLAWVPRRAGERGAVEAGALPGLLPGGRPVAAPAARAEAAAAWGVAELPSRPGRDTDRILAAAASGELDALLVGGVDLDDLPDPALADEALAAVPFVVSLELRPSAVTARADVVLPVAAVAEKAGTFLDWEGRVRMFESALKPDQQMGRHVQSDLRVLTMLADALGHRLGLPDVRAARLELDAFTPWEGDRAADPAAHPGVLARPATGQAVLAGWRQLLDNGVLQQGDPHLAGTRHRAVARISAETAKEIGAEAATALRVTGPAGSLTLPLEVTGSIPDRTVWIPLNSTPGGAHRTLGTTVGHLVTIAAAEVEAAVEPTGQAPAAQTPVAQTPTAQASAAQAPAGSTAGEGEDR from the coding sequence GTGACGATCACAGAGCCCACCGCCTCCACGGGAGACAAGCCCGCGGTCGAACTGGTCACGCTCACCATCGACGGCGTCGAAGTGCAGGTCCCCAAGGGGACGTTGGTGATCCGGGCGGCCGAGACCATCGGCACCCAGATCCCGCGCTTCTGCGACCACCCGCTGCTCGACCCGGCCGGCGCCTGCCGCCAGTGCATCGTGGAGATCGAGGGCCAGCGCAAGCCGGTCGCCTCCTGCACCATCCCGGTCGCCGAGGGCATGGTGGTGCGCACCCAGCTCAGCTCGCCGGTGGCCGAGAAGGCCCAGCGCGGCGTGATGGAGCTGCTGCTGATCAACCACCCGCTGGACTGCCCGGTCTGCGACAAGGGCGGCGAGTGCCCGCTGCAGAACCAGGCGATGTCCAGCGGCGCCGCCGACTCCCGCTTCGAGGGCATGAAGCGCACCTTCGAGAAGCCGCTGCCGATCAGCAGCCAGGTGCTGCTGGACCGCGAGCGCTGCGTGCTGTGCGCGCGCTGCACCCGCTTCTCGCAGCAGATCGCCGGCGACCCGTTCATCGACCTGGTGGAGCGCGGGGCGCTGCAGCAGGTCGGCACCGGCGAGGGGGACGACTTCGAGTCCTACTTCTCCGGGAACACCATCCAGATCTGCCCGGTGGGCGCGCTGACCTCAGCGGCCTACCGGTTCCGCTCGCGCCCCTTCGACCTGGTCTCCTCGCCCAGCGTGTGCGAGCACTGCTCGGCAGGCTGCGCCCAACGCACCGACCACCGGCGCGGCAAGGTGCTGCGCCGGCTGGCGGGCGAGGACCCGGCGGTGAACGAGGAGTGGAACTGCGACAAGGGCCGCTTCGCCTTCCGCTACGCCCAGCAGCGGGACCGGCTGACCACCCCGCTGGTGCGGGTGGACGGCGAACTGGTCCCGGCCTCCTGGCCGGAGGCGCTGGCCCGGGCCGCCGAGGGCCTGCGCGGCGCCCGGACGGGCGTGCTGGCGGGCGGCCGGGTGACGGTCGAGGACGCGTACGCGTACGCCAAGTTCGCCCGGGTGGTGCTGGGCACCAACGACGTGGACTTCCGGGCCCGCCCGCACAGTGGCGAGGAGGCGGACTTCCTGGCCGCGGCCGTGGTCGGGCGGGGCGTCGACGTGGACGGCGACGGCCTGACGTACGAGCTGCTGGAGCAGGCGCCGGCGGTGCTGCTGGCGGGCTTCGAGCCGGAGGAGGAGTCGCCGATCGTCTTCCTGCGGCTGCGCAAGGCGGTCCGCGGCCGCGGTCAGCGGGTGTTCTCGGTGGCGGCGTTCGGTTCCCGGGGCCTGGCCAAGCTGCGCGGAGCGCTGTTGCCGGCCGCGCCGGGCACCGAGCCGGAGTGGTTCGGGGCGCTGGCGGCGGACGAGCCGCTGAACGACGACGCGGGTCGGGCGGCGGAGCTGCTGCGCACGCCGGGCGCGGTGATCCTGGTGGGCGAGCGGCTGGCCGCGGTGCCGGGCGCGCTGACGGCGGTGCTGCGGTTGGCGCACGCGACCGGTGCCCGGCTGGCGTGGGTGCCGCGCCGGGCGGGTGAGCGCGGTGCCGTGGAGGCCGGCGCGCTGCCGGGCCTGCTGCCCGGCGGCCGTCCGGTGGCCGCTCCGGCGGCGCGGGCGGAGGCGGCAGCGGCGTGGGGCGTGGCGGAGCTGCCGTCCCGGCCGGGCCGGGACACCGACCGGATCCTGGCGGCCGCGGCGAGCGGCGAGCTGGACGCGCTGCTGGTCGGCGGCGTGGACCTCGACGACCTGCCGGACCCTGCGCTGGCCGACGAGGCGCTGGCCGCAGTGCCGTTCGTGGTCTCGCTGGAGCTGCGGCCCTCCGCGGTGACGGCGCGCGCGGACGTGGTGCTGCCGGTGGCGGCGGTGGCGGAGAAGGCCGGCACCTTCCTGGACTGGGAGGGCCGGGTGCGGATGTTCGAGTCGGCGCTCAAGCCGGACCAGCAGATGGGCCGTCACGTGCAGTCGGACCTGCGGGTGCTGACCATGCTGGCGGACGCGCTGGGGCACCGGCTGGGCCTGCCGGACGTCCGGGCGGCCCGGCTGGAGCTGGACGCCTTCACCCCCTGGGAGGGGGACCGCGCGGCCGACCCGGCGGCGCACCCGGGCGTGCTGGCCCGTCCGGCCACCGGCCAGGCGGTGCTGGCGGGTTGGCGTCAGCTGCTGGACAACGGCGTGCTGCAGCAGGGCGATCCGCACCTGGCGGGCACCCGGCACCGGGCGGTGGCGCGGATCTCGGCCGAGACGGCCAAGGAGATCGGCGCCGAGGCGGCCACCGCGCTGCGGGTGACCGGCCCGGCCGGCTCGCTGACCCTGCCGCTGGAGGTCACCGGCTCGATCCCGGACCGCACGGTCTGGATCCCGCTCAACTCCACGCCGGGCGGCGCCCACCGCACGCTCGGCACCACCGTCGGCCACCTGGTGACGATCGCCGCGGCCGAGGTCGAGGCAGCCGTCGAGCCGACAGGGCAGGCCCCGGCGGCACAAACTCCGGTGGCGCAGACTCCGACGGCACAGGCCTCGGCGGCGCAGGCCCCGGCCGGGTCGACCGCGGGTGAAGGGGAGGACCGATGA